One window of Pseudomonas sp. ML2-2023-3 genomic DNA carries:
- the murC gene encoding UDP-N-acetylmuramate--L-alanine ligase translates to MVENQKAMPQPEMRRIRRIHFVGIGGVGMCGIAEVLLNLGYDVSGSDLNASPVTERLESFGAHIFIGHRAENAANADVLVVSSAVNTSNPEVATALERRIPVVPRAEMLAELMRYRHGIAVAGTHGKTTTTSLLASVFAAGGLDPTFVIGGRLNAAGTNAQLGTSRYLIAEADESDASFLHLQPMVAVVTNIDADHMATYEGDFNKLKKTFVEFLHNLPFYGLAVLCLDDPVVREILPLVKRPTVTYGFSEAADVRAINVRQQGMQTFFTVLRPDREPLDVSVNMPGNHNVLNALATICIASDEGISDEAIVQGLSGFEGVGRRFQVYGELPVEGGSVMLVDDYGHHPTEVAAVIKAVRGGWPERRLVMVYQPHRFSRTRDLYDDFVQVLADANVLLLMEVYPAGEEPIPGADSRQLCHSIRQRGQLDPIYIERGVELAPIVKPLLRAGDILLCQGAGDIGRLAPQLIKSPLFAGAVVATSEGKLK, encoded by the coding sequence ATGGTTGAGAATCAAAAAGCTATGCCACAACCCGAGATGCGTCGCATCCGTCGTATCCACTTTGTCGGTATCGGCGGTGTGGGCATGTGCGGCATTGCCGAGGTGTTGCTGAACCTGGGTTATGACGTGTCGGGTTCGGACTTGAATGCATCACCTGTGACCGAGCGTCTTGAGTCGTTCGGCGCGCACATCTTTATCGGTCACCGCGCCGAAAACGCCGCCAACGCCGATGTGCTGGTGGTGTCGAGTGCTGTTAATACCTCCAACCCTGAGGTCGCGACTGCCCTGGAGCGCCGTATTCCGGTAGTGCCTCGGGCCGAGATGCTGGCTGAGCTGATGCGCTATCGCCACGGCATCGCCGTTGCCGGTACACACGGTAAAACCACCACGACCAGCCTGCTGGCTTCGGTGTTCGCGGCCGGTGGCCTGGACCCGACGTTCGTGATCGGTGGTCGCCTGAATGCAGCTGGCACCAATGCACAGCTGGGCACCAGCCGTTACCTGATTGCCGAAGCTGACGAGAGCGATGCCAGCTTCCTGCACCTGCAGCCAATGGTTGCAGTGGTCACCAACATCGACGCCGACCACATGGCGACCTATGAAGGTGACTTCAACAAGCTGAAGAAGACCTTCGTAGAGTTCCTGCACAACCTGCCGTTCTACGGTTTGGCCGTGCTGTGCCTGGACGATCCGGTGGTGCGTGAAATCCTGCCGCTGGTCAAGCGTCCGACCGTCACCTACGGCTTCAGTGAAGCGGCTGACGTGCGCGCGATCAATGTTCGCCAGCAAGGCATGCAGACGTTCTTCACTGTGCTGCGCCCGGACCGCGAGCCGCTGGACGTGTCGGTGAACATGCCGGGTAACCACAACGTACTCAATGCCCTGGCAACCATCTGCATTGCCAGCGATGAAGGCATCAGCGATGAAGCCATCGTTCAGGGCTTGTCGGGTTTTGAGGGTGTGGGTCGTCGCTTCCAGGTGTACGGCGAGCTGCCTGTTGAAGGCGGCAGCGTGATGCTGGTCGATGATTACGGTCATCACCCGACGGAAGTCGCAGCGGTCATCAAGGCCGTACGCGGTGGCTGGCCGGAGCGCCGTCTGGTGATGGTTTACCAGCCGCACCGTTTCAGCCGTACCCGTGACCTGTACGACGATTTCGTCCAGGTGCTGGCCGATGCCAACGTATTGCTGTTGATGGAAGTCTACCCGGCCGGTGAAGAGCCGATTCCGGGCGCTGACAGCCGCCAGCTGTGCCACAGCATCCGCCAGCGCGGTCAGCTGGACCCGATCTACATCGAGCGCGGCGTTGAGCTGGCGCCGATCGTCAAGCCGCTGCTGCGCGCCGGCGACATCCTGTTGTGCCAAGGGGCGGGCGATATCGGCCGTCTGGCACCGCAACTTATCAAGAGCCCGCTGTTCGCCGGTGCTGTTGTTGCTACCAGTGAAGGAAAGTTGAAATGA
- a CDS encoding D-alanine--D-alanine ligase, with the protein MTAAYANLFSTIAPADFGRVAVLFGGKSAEREVSLKSGNAVLGALQSAGVDAFGIDVGDDFITRITHEKIDRAFIILHGRGGEDGSMQGLLECLGIPYTGSGILASALAMDKLRTKQVWHSLGIPTPRHAVLSSEADCICAAKELSFPLIVKPAHEGSSIGMAKVNNVDELIVAWADASKYDSQVLVEQWISGPEFTIATLRDQVLPPIALGTPHTFYDYDAKYVANDTQYRIPCGLDSAKEQELMDLTAKACEAIGIAGWGRLDVMQDTAGQFWLLEVNTAPGMTDHSLVPMAAKAAGLDFQQLVLSILAASLEARG; encoded by the coding sequence ATGACTGCAGCCTACGCCAACCTGTTCTCGACCATTGCCCCTGCCGATTTTGGCCGTGTGGCGGTGTTGTTCGGCGGCAAAAGCGCTGAGCGTGAAGTCTCGTTGAAATCGGGCAATGCCGTACTGGGTGCGCTGCAAAGCGCCGGTGTGGATGCCTTCGGTATCGATGTGGGCGATGACTTCATCACCCGCATCACCCACGAAAAGATCGACCGTGCGTTCATCATCCTTCACGGCCGTGGCGGTGAAGACGGCAGCATGCAAGGCCTGCTGGAGTGCCTGGGCATCCCCTACACCGGCAGTGGCATCCTCGCGTCGGCCCTGGCCATGGACAAGCTGCGTACCAAGCAGGTGTGGCATAGCCTGGGTATTCCAACGCCGCGTCACGCCGTGTTGAGCAGCGAAGCCGACTGTATTTGTGCAGCCAAGGAACTGAGCTTCCCTTTGATCGTCAAACCGGCACATGAAGGTTCAAGTATCGGTATGGCCAAGGTGAATAATGTTGACGAGTTGATCGTCGCCTGGGCTGATGCCAGCAAGTACGACTCGCAAGTGTTGGTTGAACAATGGATCTCGGGTCCTGAGTTCACCATCGCCACCCTGCGTGACCAGGTGTTGCCTCCTATTGCCCTGGGTACGCCCCACACCTTTTACGACTACGACGCCAAGTACGTGGCCAACGATACCCAGTATCGAATCCCGTGCGGCCTCGACAGTGCCAAGGAACAAGAGCTCATGGACCTCACGGCGAAAGCCTGCGAGGCGATCGGTATTGCCGGTTGGGGCCGCCTGGACGTGATGCAGGACACCGCAGGCCAATTCTGGCTGCTGGAAGTCAACACCGCGCCGGGCATGACCGATCACAGCCTGGTGCCGATGGCGGCCAAGGCGGCGGGTCTGGACTTTCAACAGTTGGTGCTGTCGATTCTGGCGGCAAGCTTAGAGGCGCGGGGTTAA
- a CDS encoding cell division protein FtsQ/DivIB, which yields MQGASLRHQPPAPGRKPVPRGASRMVAKEPMSVRLPKANFGFLKALFWPVLLVALGYGTYEGAQRLMPYADRPITNVNVQGDLTYISQQAVQQRIAPYVAASFFTVDLAGMRTELEQMPWIAHAEVRRVWPDQVVIRLEEQLPVARWGDEALLNNQGQAFTPRELANYEHLPQLFGPQRAQQQVMQQYQVLSQMLRPMGFSIARLELRERGSWFLTTGAGSAGPGIELLLGRDHLVEKMRRFIAIYEKTLKEQITNIARIDLRYANGLAVGWREPVAPTIAQPAVAKN from the coding sequence ATGCAAGGTGCATCGCTTCGTCATCAACCACCTGCTCCCGGCCGCAAGCCGGTGCCGCGTGGCGCCAGCCGGATGGTGGCGAAAGAGCCGATGTCGGTGCGTTTGCCAAAAGCCAATTTTGGCTTTTTGAAAGCCTTGTTCTGGCCGGTACTGCTGGTGGCGCTGGGTTATGGCACCTACGAAGGTGCACAGCGTTTGATGCCGTATGCAGATCGGCCGATCACCAATGTCAACGTGCAGGGTGATTTGACTTATATCAGCCAGCAAGCCGTGCAGCAGCGTATCGCTCCGTATGTGGCGGCGAGCTTCTTCACAGTAGACCTGGCAGGCATGCGCACCGAGCTTGAGCAAATGCCCTGGATCGCCCACGCCGAAGTTCGTCGTGTATGGCCCGACCAGGTGGTGATTCGCCTTGAAGAGCAACTGCCGGTCGCCCGCTGGGGTGATGAAGCACTGCTCAACAACCAGGGCCAGGCGTTCACTCCGCGTGAGCTGGCCAACTATGAGCATTTGCCGCAGCTGTTTGGTCCACAACGGGCTCAGCAGCAAGTGATGCAGCAGTATCAGGTGTTGAGCCAGATGCTGCGTCCGATGGGTTTTTCAATTGCCCGGCTGGAATTGCGTGAGCGCGGTAGCTGGTTCCTGACCACCGGAGCCGGCAGTGCAGGGCCAGGGATCGAGTTGCTGTTGGGGCGCGATCATCTGGTAGAAAAAATGCGTCGCTTCATAGCCATCTATGAAAAAACGCTGAAAGAACAGATTACAAACATAGCGCGCATCGATTTGCGTTATGCCAACGGATTGGCCGTCGGCTGGCGGGAACCTGTGGCACCCACGATAGCCCAACCCGCTGTCGCGAAGAATTAA
- the ftsA gene encoding cell division protein FtsA, producing the protein MANVQSGKMIVGLDIGTSKVVALVGEVGEDGTIEIVGIGTHPSRGLKKGVVVNIESTVQSIQRAIEEAQLMAGCRIHSAFVGVAGNHIRSLNSHGIVAIRDREVSSADLERVLDAAQAVAIPADQRVLHTLAQDYVIDNQEGVREPLGMSGVRLEAKVHVVTCAVNAAQNIEKCVRRCGLEVDDIILEQLASAYSVLTDDEKELGVCLVDIGGGTTDIAIFTEGAIRHTAVIPIAGDQVTNDIAMALRTPTQYAEEIKIRYACALAKLAGAGETIKVPSVGDRPPRELSRQALAEVVEPRYDELFTLIQAELRRSGYEDLIPAGIVLTGGTSKMEGAVELAEEIFHMPVRLGVPHSFKGLTDVVRNPIYSTAVGLLLYGLQKQSDGISISGISNRDNYSSDEQKAPVLERLKRWVQGNF; encoded by the coding sequence ATGGCAAACGTGCAAAGCGGAAAAATGATCGTCGGTCTCGATATCGGCACCTCCAAGGTGGTGGCGCTGGTGGGCGAGGTCGGTGAAGACGGCACGATCGAAATCGTCGGTATTGGCACGCATCCGTCCCGGGGCCTGAAGAAAGGCGTGGTGGTGAACATCGAGTCCACCGTGCAATCGATCCAGCGCGCCATCGAAGAAGCGCAGCTGATGGCCGGTTGCCGGATTCACTCGGCGTTTGTCGGCGTTGCCGGCAACCACATCCGCAGCCTGAACTCCCACGGCATCGTGGCGATTCGGGATCGCGAAGTCAGCTCGGCCGACCTTGAGCGCGTGCTCGACGCTGCCCAGGCCGTCGCGATCCCGGCTGACCAGCGCGTGCTGCATACCCTGGCGCAGGACTACGTGATCGACAACCAGGAAGGCGTTCGTGAGCCACTGGGCATGTCGGGCGTACGTCTGGAAGCCAAGGTTCACGTAGTGACGTGCGCCGTGAATGCCGCACAGAACATCGAGAAGTGCGTGCGCCGCTGTGGCCTTGAGGTGGACGACATCATCCTCGAGCAATTGGCGTCGGCTTACTCGGTGCTGACCGATGACGAAAAAGAACTGGGCGTTTGCCTGGTCGATATCGGTGGCGGTACTACCGACATCGCGATCTTCACCGAAGGCGCGATTCGCCACACGGCAGTGATCCCGATTGCGGGTGATCAGGTGACCAACGACATCGCGATGGCGCTGCGTACGCCGACCCAATATGCCGAAGAAATCAAGATTCGTTACGCCTGTGCACTGGCCAAGCTGGCTGGCGCCGGCGAAACCATCAAGGTGCCGAGCGTAGGCGATCGTCCACCGCGCGAGCTGTCGCGTCAGGCGTTGGCCGAGGTGGTCGAACCGCGTTACGACGAACTGTTCACCCTGATCCAGGCGGAGCTGCGTCGCAGCGGCTACGAAGACCTGATCCCTGCAGGCATCGTTTTGACCGGTGGTACTTCAAAGATGGAAGGCGCGGTCGAACTGGCCGAAGAGATCTTCCACATGCCGGTTCGCCTGGGCGTGCCGCACAGCTTCAAGGGCTTGACCGACGTTGTGCGCAATCCGATTTACTCCACCGCTGTGGGCTTGTTGCTGTACGGACTGCAAAAGCAGTCAGACGGTATTTCCATATCGGGTATCAGCAACCGCGACAACTACAGCAGTGACGAACAAAAAGCCCCTGTGCTTGAGCGCCTGAAGCGCTGGGTGCAGGGCAACTTTTAA
- the ftsZ gene encoding cell division protein FtsZ, producing the protein MFELVDNIPQSPVIKVIGVGGGGGNAVNHMVKSNIEGVEFICANTDAQALKSIGARTILQLGTGVTKGLGAGANPEVGRQAALEDRERIAEVLQGTNMVFITTGMGGGTGTGAAPIIAEVAKEMGILTVAVVTRPFPFEGRKRMQIADEGIRLLSESVDSLITIPNEKLLTILGKDASLLSAFAKADDVLAGAVRGISDIIKRPGMINVDFADVRTVMSEMGMAMMGTGCASGPNRAREATEAAIRNPLLEDVNLEGARGILVNITAGPDLSLGEYSDVGSIIEAFASEHAMVKVGTVIDPDMRDELHVTVVATGLGAKIEKPVKVIDNSVQASYAASAAHNAPARQEARTERQEQPVVNYRDLDRPTVMRNQAQQGATTAAKLNPQDDLDYLDIPAFLRRQAD; encoded by the coding sequence ATGTTCGAACTCGTAGACAACATCCCGCAAAGCCCGGTAATCAAGGTTATCGGTGTTGGTGGTGGCGGTGGCAATGCTGTTAACCATATGGTTAAGAGCAACATCGAAGGCGTGGAATTCATCTGCGCCAACACTGACGCGCAAGCGCTGAAAAGCATTGGCGCTCGTACCATCCTGCAACTGGGCACTGGCGTGACCAAGGGCCTGGGTGCCGGCGCGAATCCGGAGGTCGGTCGTCAGGCCGCTCTGGAAGACCGTGAGCGCATCGCTGAAGTGTTGCAGGGCACCAACATGGTGTTCATCACCACGGGCATGGGCGGTGGTACCGGTACCGGTGCTGCGCCGATCATTGCCGAAGTGGCCAAGGAAATGGGCATTCTCACCGTTGCGGTGGTGACTCGTCCGTTCCCGTTCGAAGGTCGCAAGCGCATGCAGATCGCTGACGAAGGTATTCGTCTACTGTCCGAAAGCGTCGATTCGTTGATCACGATTCCGAACGAAAAACTGCTCACCATCCTGGGCAAGGACGCAAGCCTGCTGTCGGCTTTCGCCAAGGCCGATGACGTGTTGGCCGGTGCCGTGCGCGGTATCTCCGACATCATCAAGCGTCCGGGCATGATCAACGTCGACTTTGCCGACGTGCGTACCGTGATGAGCGAAATGGGCATGGCAATGATGGGCACTGGCTGCGCCAGCGGTCCGAACCGTGCACGTGAAGCGACCGAAGCGGCTATCCGCAACCCGTTGCTTGAAGACGTAAACCTGGAAGGCGCTCGCGGCATCCTGGTCAACATCACCGCCGGTCCTGACCTGTCCCTGGGTGAGTACTCCGACGTGGGTAGCATCATCGAAGCCTTTGCTTCCGAGCACGCGATGGTGAAGGTCGGTACCGTTATCGATCCGGACATGCGCGACGAACTGCATGTGACCGTGGTTGCTACCGGTCTGGGCGCAAAAATCGAGAAGCCGGTCAAGGTCATCGACAACAGCGTTCAAGCCTCGTACGCAGCTTCTGCGGCACACAACGCACCTGCTCGTCAGGAAGCGCGTACCGAGCGTCAGGAACAGCCGGTGGTCAACTACCGTGACCTGGACCGTCCGACCGTGATGCGTAACCAGGCACAGCAAGGCGCGACGACCGCTGCCAAGCTCAATCCTCAAGACGATCTGGATTACCTGGACATCCCGGCTTTCCTGCGTCGACAGGCTGATTAA
- the lpxC gene encoding UDP-3-O-acyl-N-acetylglucosamine deacetylase, producing the protein MIKQRTLKNIIRATGVGLHSGEKVYLTLKPAPVDTGIVFCRADLDPVVQIPARAENVGETTMSTTLVNGDVKVDTVEHLLSAMAGLGIDNAYVELSASEVPIMDGSAGPFVFLIQSAGLEEQDAPKKFIRILREVTVEDGDKRATFVPFEGFKVSFEIDFDHPVFRNRTQSATVDFSSTSFVKEVSRARTFGFMSDIEYLRKHNLALGGSVENAIVVDADGVLNEDGLRYEDEFVKHKILDAIGDLYLLGNSLIGEFKGFKSGHALNNQLIRKLLEQTDAWEVVTFEDASTAPISYMRPVAAV; encoded by the coding sequence ATGATTAAACAACGCACCCTGAAAAATATTATCCGTGCCACAGGTGTCGGCCTGCACTCCGGTGAGAAGGTCTACCTGACCCTCAAGCCTGCGCCTGTGGATACCGGCATCGTGTTTTGTCGTGCAGACCTTGACCCTGTTGTGCAGATCCCTGCGCGCGCGGAAAACGTCGGCGAGACGACGATGTCGACCACGTTGGTCAACGGCGATGTAAAAGTAGACACGGTAGAGCACTTGCTCTCGGCCATGGCTGGCCTGGGGATCGATAACGCCTACGTCGAACTCTCCGCGTCTGAAGTCCCGATTATGGACGGTAGCGCCGGGCCTTTCGTGTTTCTGATTCAATCTGCCGGCCTGGAAGAACAGGACGCGCCGAAGAAGTTCATCCGTATCCTGCGTGAAGTGACAGTGGAAGATGGCGACAAGCGCGCCACTTTCGTCCCTTTCGAAGGGTTCAAGGTGAGCTTCGAGATCGATTTCGATCACCCGGTTTTCCGTAACCGCACCCAAAGTGCAACCGTGGATTTCTCAAGTACTTCGTTTGTAAAAGAAGTCAGCCGCGCACGTACCTTTGGTTTCATGAGTGACATCGAGTACCTGCGCAAGCACAACCTCGCACTCGGCGGTAGCGTAGAAAACGCGATCGTGGTCGACGCGGATGGTGTACTGAACGAAGACGGCCTTCGCTATGAAGACGAATTCGTGAAGCACAAGATCCTCGACGCCATTGGCGACCTTTACCTGTTGGGCAACAGCCTGATCGGTGAATTCAAGGGCTTCAAGTCTGGCCATGCACTGAACAACCAGCTGATTCGCAAGCTGCTTGAGCAGACCGATGCGTGGGAAGTCGTGACCTTTGAAGATGCCAGCACTGCACCGATCTCGTACATGCGTCCGGTTGCGGCAGTTTAA
- a CDS encoding sensor domain-containing diguanylate cyclase, with amino-acid sequence MLVGASALSVLAILSIVGYLLVREYRNTEQDAARAALNIVQLISRDIRNTLSIYDTSLSNLINLMQSQALAPLSPQTQKSVLFDRAIEAPSNAGFFVLDAEGKLIASSRPPVASLDDARQQPWFKVHLTAKNDELYISRPLLVSESPNDWNLILSRRITASDGRFGGVAVAQMKISYFQNLFRGLDLGPTGNISLISTDGILLSQSPATTKFYTGQDLSQSPTFLRFLTERYGSFTAMSGAYNLKRLYNFAQVNELPMVVVVALSTEHIFSNWQHTALLIGSATLLLCMGLLWLTWLLVRELRLRQRAELELATLASTDPLTGLANRRMLDKTLDMEWRRAQRTGAPLSLIMIDIDHFKAFNDSYGHQAGDEALRQVAQAIKAHVRRPADLAARYGGEEFAVVLTETDAAGTRLLAEKIRSAVEHMEPANLATHTLTVSLGACTRYAKPGDAQDQLISTADKALYQAKKRGRNRVMDINETGLNALKPKTTE; translated from the coding sequence ATGCTGGTCGGGGCCAGCGCCCTCTCGGTGCTGGCCATCCTCAGCATCGTTGGCTATTTGCTGGTCAGGGAGTACCGCAACACCGAGCAAGACGCTGCACGCGCTGCGCTGAACATTGTGCAACTGATCAGCCGGGATATTCGCAACACGCTCTCGATCTACGACACCTCCCTGAGCAACCTGATCAACTTGATGCAAAGCCAGGCACTGGCCCCTCTTTCGCCACAGACTCAAAAGTCGGTGCTCTTCGACAGGGCTATTGAGGCGCCCTCCAACGCCGGGTTCTTTGTACTCGATGCCGAAGGCAAACTGATTGCCAGCTCTCGCCCTCCGGTGGCCTCGCTGGACGACGCCCGCCAACAGCCCTGGTTCAAGGTCCACCTCACTGCAAAAAATGATGAGCTCTACATCAGCCGCCCCCTGCTTGTCAGCGAGAGCCCCAATGACTGGAACCTGATTTTGAGCCGCAGAATTACAGCCTCCGACGGGCGTTTTGGCGGCGTTGCCGTCGCCCAGATGAAAATAAGCTACTTTCAGAATCTGTTTCGCGGGCTGGACCTTGGACCGACAGGAAACATCAGCCTGATCAGCACGGACGGCATCCTGCTGAGCCAGTCTCCGGCGACAACCAAGTTTTACACTGGCCAGGACCTGAGCCAGTCGCCAACCTTTCTGCGTTTTCTCACCGAACGCTACGGCAGCTTTACTGCCATGTCCGGTGCCTACAACCTGAAACGCCTGTACAACTTCGCGCAGGTCAACGAACTGCCCATGGTGGTCGTGGTTGCCTTGTCGACCGAGCACATTTTCAGTAACTGGCAGCACACGGCCCTGTTGATCGGCAGCGCCACCCTGCTGCTCTGCATGGGCCTGCTATGGCTCACCTGGCTCCTGGTCCGCGAACTGCGCCTGCGCCAACGCGCCGAGCTGGAGCTTGCAACCCTGGCCTCCACCGACCCGCTAACCGGGCTGGCCAATCGGCGCATGCTGGACAAAACACTGGATATGGAATGGCGACGGGCGCAACGCACGGGCGCGCCGTTGTCACTGATCATGATTGATATCGATCATTTCAAAGCCTTCAACGACAGCTATGGTCATCAGGCCGGTGATGAGGCCCTGCGCCAGGTCGCACAGGCAATCAAGGCCCACGTGCGCCGCCCCGCCGATCTGGCTGCCCGCTATGGCGGCGAGGAATTTGCAGTTGTCCTGACCGAGACCGACGCCGCGGGTACTCGCCTGCTGGCTGAAAAGATTCGCAGCGCGGTGGAACACATGGAACCTGCCAACCTGGCAACCCACACGCTCACTGTCAGCCTGGGTGCCTGCACCCGCTACGCAAAACCGGGTGACGCTCAGGACCAACTGATCAGCACTGCCGATAAAGCCCTCTATCAAGCCAAGAAGCGCGGCAGAAACCGGGTCATGGATATCAATGAAACCGGGCTCAATGCTCTGAAGCCTAAAACCACGGAATAA